In bacterium, the following are encoded in one genomic region:
- a CDS encoding DnaB-like helicase N-terminal domain-containing protein, translated as MASPHTSNPRIPPQNLDAEKALLGSVMLRPDGLSDIQDVIVEAAFYSGRHRLIWKTMVELAGKHIPIDLLSLSSRLTEKSEIEAVGGASYLAELTASVPSSTNLKHYAEIIQKKHLMRNLIEASEYLGELGYADAEDLENLMERAEKRIFEITQRSGVHKFIELKDTLTEAWERLDRLHKSGDELRGIPTGFKDLDSKLAGFQKSDLIILAARP; from the coding sequence ATGGCCTCGCCTCACACCTCAAACCCCCGCATCCCGCCACAGAACCTCGACGCCGAAAAGGCGCTTCTTGGTTCTGTTATGCTCCGCCCCGATGGACTCTCCGACATACAGGACGTCATCGTCGAAGCGGCTTTCTATTCCGGCAGGCATCGCCTTATCTGGAAAACTATGGTTGAACTGGCCGGAAAGCACATTCCGATCGACCTTCTTTCACTCTCGTCGCGCCTCACTGAAAAAAGCGAGATTGAAGCGGTCGGCGGGGCGTCATACCTTGCCGAGCTCACCGCGAGCGTTCCGTCGTCTACAAACCTCAAACACTACGCCGAAATCATTCAGAAGAAACATCTTATGCGTAACCTCATCGAGGCTTCCGAATACCTCGGCGAGCTTGGTTATGCCGACGCGGAAGACCTCGAGAATCTTATGGAACGCGCGGAGAAACGCATCTTCGAAATTACCCAGCGCTCCGGAGTACACAAATTCATCGAGCTCAAAGATACGCTCACCGAAGCGTGGGAGAGGCTTGACCGCCTTCACAAGTCGGGCGATGAACTTCGCGGCATCCCCACCGGCTTTAAGGACCTTGATAGCAAGCTCGCCGGATTTCAAAAATCCGACCTCATTATTCTCGCGGCACGGCC